A region from the Candidatus Thiothrix putei genome encodes:
- a CDS encoding 50S ribosomal protein L25/general stress protein Ctc — MSKQYVLQAQARELQGKGASRRLRNTGMVPAVIYGAGGEAQSISLRHNEMLRNLQEEGFYSQIITVDFGDRKEQVILRDLQRHPAKPIIMHADLQRIRDDEEINVHVALHFLNDDVAKGVKEQGGTVSHMISEVEVSCLPKNLPEFIEVDMINVEKGQIVHLSDLKLPEGVSLPALALGEDHDNAIAAIH, encoded by the coding sequence ATGTCAAAACAATACGTTCTGCAAGCGCAGGCACGTGAATTGCAGGGTAAGGGTGCGAGCCGCCGCCTGCGTAACACCGGTATGGTTCCTGCCGTTATTTACGGTGCAGGCGGTGAAGCACAATCCATTTCCTTGCGTCACAATGAAATGCTGCGTAACTTGCAGGAAGAAGGTTTCTACTCGCAAATCATTACGGTGGATTTCGGCGATCGTAAAGAGCAAGTGATCCTGCGTGACCTGCAACGTCACCCAGCCAAGCCAATCATTATGCACGCTGACTTACAGCGCATCCGTGATGACGAAGAAATCAACGTCCACGTGGCGCTGCACTTCCTCAATGATGACGTGGCAAAAGGCGTAAAAGAGCAAGGTGGTACTGTTAGCCACATGATTTCTGAAGTTGAAGTTTCTTGCTTGCCTAAGAACCTGCCTGAATTCATCGAGGTTGACATGATCAACGTCGAAAAAGGCCAGATTGTGCACTTGTCTGACCTGAAATTGCCAGAAGGTGTCAGCCTGCCAGCTTTGGCTCTGGGCGAAGACCACGACAACGCCATCGCGGCGATTCACTAA
- the lolB gene encoding lipoprotein insertase outer membrane protein LolB yields MKQWMLVVACCALTLGGCATQTKSPSQDADASTKPVNAQSAWQQRQANFARMSSWRLQGKVGMQFQEQSASFNLSWLQTGKDQYEMNIKNPLTGSVMAYLKGDRSEVTLQANGKTYKDANAERLLQGQLGVSLPLDGMKYWVRGIPSPDSSVQQVKLDAQGRPESLQQSGWLIEYAGWQGNDWKALPEKINLSRVPDNTKVKVIAKDWQTRY; encoded by the coding sequence ATGAAACAATGGATGCTGGTGGTGGCTTGTTGCGCGTTGACGCTTGGTGGGTGTGCGACGCAGACAAAAAGCCCTTCCCAAGATGCAGATGCATCAACTAAACCGGTAAACGCTCAAAGTGCATGGCAACAACGGCAGGCTAATTTTGCCCGCATGAGTAGCTGGCGCTTACAAGGTAAGGTGGGAATGCAGTTTCAGGAGCAAAGTGCTTCGTTTAATCTATCCTGGCTCCAGACGGGAAAAGACCAGTATGAAATGAACATTAAGAATCCGCTGACGGGTTCGGTTATGGCTTACCTCAAGGGCGACCGTTCCGAAGTGACGTTGCAAGCCAACGGCAAGACTTACAAGGATGCGAATGCTGAGCGTTTGTTGCAAGGACAATTAGGCGTGTCATTGCCATTGGATGGAATGAAATATTGGGTGCGTGGCATACCTTCACCTGACTCATCCGTACAGCAAGTTAAATTGGATGCGCAAGGCCGCCCCGAATCGTTACAACAATCCGGCTGGTTGATCGAATATGCGGGTTGGCAAGGCAACGATTGGAAAGCATTGCCTGAAAAGATTAATTTGAGCCGTGTGCCTGATAACACCAAGGTCAAGGTAATCGCGAAAGACTGGCAAACCCGTTACTAA
- the ispE gene encoding 4-(cytidine 5'-diphospho)-2-C-methyl-D-erythritol kinase encodes MQTLTLPAPAKLNLFLHITGRRADGYHLLQTLFVFLDFVDEITLTVRGDGEICRPQGAENVPADADLTVRAARLLQQATRGRLGADIQVLKRIPMGGGLGGGSSDAATVLHGLNYLWQCGLSNDELAALGLRLGADVPVFVQGHAAWAEGVGEQLTPVDLPESWYVVIHPQVHVPTAELFSASDLTRNCPAITLATFHDGAGINVFQPVVEKRYPEVAKAINWLSGYSNATLTGSGSCLFGSVNSRQEGEIILQNLPAEWFGFVAKGMTISPLQQKLVTLSTLYN; translated from the coding sequence ATGCAAACGTTAACACTTCCAGCGCCCGCTAAACTCAATCTGTTTCTGCACATTACGGGCAGGCGGGCAGATGGCTACCATTTGTTGCAAACCCTGTTTGTATTCCTTGATTTTGTGGATGAGATTACGCTGACCGTGCGCGGTGATGGTGAAATTTGTCGACCGCAGGGGGCCGAGAACGTACCCGCAGACGCTGATTTAACGGTGCGGGCAGCGCGATTGCTGCAACAGGCAACGAGGGGGCGTCTCGGTGCGGATATTCAGGTGTTAAAACGTATCCCGATGGGCGGCGGTTTGGGGGGCGGCAGTTCGGATGCAGCGACGGTGTTACACGGGTTAAATTACCTGTGGCAATGCGGTTTGAGTAATGATGAGTTGGCTGCGTTAGGGCTACGTTTAGGCGCGGATGTACCGGTGTTTGTACAGGGTCATGCAGCATGGGCGGAAGGGGTCGGTGAGCAATTAACACCGGTTGATTTGCCTGAGTCTTGGTATGTAGTGATCCACCCGCAGGTTCATGTTCCGACGGCAGAACTTTTTTCAGCGTCAGACTTGACACGCAACTGCCCTGCGATTACATTAGCGACCTTCCACGACGGGGCAGGCATCAACGTCTTCCAGCCAGTCGTAGAAAAGCGTTATCCTGAAGTAGCTAAAGCGATAAACTGGCTCTCTGGATACTCAAATGCAACGTTAACAGGTTCAGGCAGTTGTCTGTTCGGATCAGTAAACAGTAGGCAAGAAGGTGAAATAATCCTACAAAACCTACCTGCTGAATGGTTCGGATTTGTCGCAAAAGGCATGACTATTTCGCCTTTGCAGCAAAAGCTAGTAACATTGTCAACGCTTTACAATTAG
- a CDS encoding ribose-phosphate pyrophosphokinase has translation MMVFTGNANPELTDKIVDHLGIPSGKIKAERFSDGEVHVEILENVRGRDVFIVQSTCAPTNDNLMELLIIADALYRASAGRITAVIPYYGYARQDRRVRSRRVPISAKLVADMIATGHVDRVLTIDLHSDQVQGFFDLPVDNVYASGVLIKDVLACGLDNIMVVSPDVGGVVRARALAKGLGDVELAIIDKRRPEPNKSEIMNIIGNVEGRNCILIDDLIDTGGTLCNAATALKQHGALSVRAYATHAVFSGKAVSNIENSQLDEVVITDTIPLSDAAKNCAKIRQLSVAGVLAKTILRINQDDSVSSLFDGI, from the coding sequence ATGATGGTGTTTACAGGTAACGCTAATCCTGAACTCACCGACAAAATCGTCGATCACCTCGGAATTCCCTCCGGTAAAATCAAAGCAGAACGCTTCAGCGATGGTGAAGTGCACGTCGAGATTTTGGAAAACGTGCGTGGTCGTGATGTTTTCATCGTACAATCTACCTGTGCGCCCACTAACGATAACCTGATGGAATTGCTGATTATCGCTGATGCGTTGTATCGTGCTTCCGCAGGGCGAATCACGGCTGTTATTCCGTATTACGGTTATGCGCGGCAAGATCGCCGGGTGCGTTCACGGCGCGTACCGATTTCTGCCAAATTGGTGGCAGATATGATCGCGACAGGTCATGTTGACCGTGTGCTGACTATTGATTTGCATTCAGACCAAGTACAAGGCTTTTTCGACTTACCAGTAGACAATGTTTACGCATCGGGTGTGTTGATTAAGGATGTGTTGGCGTGTGGGCTGGATAATATCATGGTGGTTTCACCGGATGTTGGCGGTGTAGTCCGTGCCCGTGCTTTGGCTAAAGGTTTGGGTGATGTCGAGCTGGCGATTATCGACAAGCGCCGCCCTGAGCCGAATAAATCCGAGATCATGAATATCATCGGGAATGTGGAAGGGCGTAACTGCATTTTGATCGACGATTTGATCGATACTGGCGGTACGTTGTGCAATGCCGCTACTGCGTTAAAGCAGCATGGTGCATTAAGTGTGCGGGCGTATGCAACTCATGCGGTGTTTTCCGGCAAAGCCGTGAGCAATATCGAGAATTCTCAACTTGATGAAGTGGTTATCACCGATACCATTCCATTAAGCGACGCCGCTAAAAACTGTGCTAAGATTCGCCAGCTTTCGGTAGCCGGTGTGTTAGCGAAAACCATTTTACGCATTAATCAGGATGACTCAGTGAGTTCCCTGTTTGATGGTATATAA